A region of Flavobacterium indicum GPTSA100-9 = DSM 17447 DNA encodes the following proteins:
- a CDS encoding KpsF/GutQ family sugar-phosphate isomerase: MNTAETILLNAKKSILSQSESIAKLIDFLNEDFIKTVELIYNSKGRLVVTGIGKSAIIAQKIVATLNSTGTPSLFLHAAEAIHGDLGMVQPGDVVICISKSGNSPEIKVLAPIIKNFGNTLIGMTANEQSFLAQESDFVLLAYVDAESCPNGLAPTNSTTAQLVLGDALAVCLMQMRNFSSEDFAKYHPGGALGKKLLLRVKDMLDTTHTPQVSPEASIKKVIMEISEKRLGVTAVIEHNKVIGIITDGDIRRMLNDRDSFADLCAKDIMTKNPKHISSNLLVSEALDVLENNKITQLVVLDNEEYKGILHLHDILKEGIV, translated from the coding sequence TTGAACACAGCTGAAACAATACTACTAAATGCAAAAAAATCAATACTTTCTCAAAGTGAAAGCATTGCCAAATTAATAGACTTTTTAAACGAAGATTTTATAAAAACAGTTGAACTAATCTACAACAGTAAGGGCAGATTAGTTGTAACGGGGATTGGAAAAAGTGCCATAATTGCTCAAAAAATTGTTGCAACTTTAAATTCTACAGGTACGCCTTCGCTTTTTTTACATGCTGCTGAAGCCATTCATGGAGATTTAGGCATGGTACAACCTGGCGATGTTGTAATTTGTATTTCAAAAAGTGGAAACAGTCCAGAAATAAAAGTATTGGCTCCTATAATCAAAAATTTTGGAAATACTTTAATAGGAATGACCGCTAATGAACAGTCTTTTTTAGCTCAAGAATCGGACTTCGTTTTATTAGCCTATGTTGATGCAGAATCTTGTCCTAATGGATTAGCACCAACAAACAGTACTACAGCTCAATTAGTTTTGGGAGATGCACTGGCTGTTTGCTTAATGCAGATGAGAAATTTTAGCAGTGAAGATTTTGCCAAATACCATCCAGGAGGCGCTTTAGGTAAAAAATTATTACTGCGTGTAAAAGATATGTTAGACACTACACACACACCACAAGTGAGTCCAGAAGCGAGTATTAAAAAAGTCATCATGGAAATCTCAGAAAAAAGATTGGGTGTAACTGCAGTAATTGAGCATAATAAAGTAATTGGTATCATAACCGATGGAGATATTAGAAGAATGCTAAACGATAGAGATTCGTTTGCTGATTTATGCGCAAAGGATATCATGACAAAAAACCCAAAGCATATTTCTTCTAACCTATTAGTTTCTGAAGCGTTGGACGTATTAGAAAACAATAAAATCACACAGTTAGTGGTATTAGACAACGAAGAATACAAAGGAATTTTACATTTACACGATATATTAAAAGAAGGAATAGTATAA
- a CDS encoding carboxymuconolactone decarboxylase family protein has protein sequence MSNLVKEFNDYRSKMNEKLLADDNKVIKRIFNLDTNAYMEGALDVKTKELLGLVASAVLRCDDCIKYHLETAYKNGVSKTEMMEAMSIATLVGGTIVIPHLRRAYEFWEALENEKIGE, from the coding sequence ATGAGTAATTTAGTAAAAGAATTTAATGATTACCGTTCTAAAATGAACGAAAAATTATTAGCAGATGACAATAAAGTAATTAAAAGAATATTCAATTTAGACACTAATGCCTATATGGAAGGCGCATTAGATGTAAAAACAAAAGAATTATTAGGATTAGTTGCATCTGCTGTTTTAAGATGTGATGATTGCATTAAATACCATTTAGAAACTGCCTATAAAAATGGGGTTTCTAAAACCGAAATGATGGAAGCTATGAGTATTGCAACTTTAGTTGGTGGAACTATTGTTATTCCACATTTAAGAAGAGCTTATGAATTTTGGGAAGCTTTAGAAAACGAGAAAATTGGTGAATAA
- a CDS encoding GNAT family N-acetyltransferase, whose product MILKGENIDLRALEPEDLTFLYEIENDELIWEVSHTQTPYSKWVLKQYLENAHQDIYEAKQLRLAIEDKKSNQLIGLVDLFDFDFKNSRAGVGIVIQEASRGNGLGSEVLQQLITYSFSHLQLHQLYANISINNEASIKLFTKFGFQKIGIKKQWNKINGQFVDEVLFQLINNP is encoded by the coding sequence ATGATTTTAAAAGGAGAAAATATTGATTTGAGGGCTTTAGAACCTGAAGATTTAACATTTTTATATGAAATTGAAAATGATGAGTTGATTTGGGAAGTCAGTCATACTCAAACGCCGTACAGTAAATGGGTGTTAAAACAATATTTGGAAAATGCACACCAAGATATCTATGAAGCCAAACAGTTAAGGTTAGCCATTGAAGATAAAAAGTCCAATCAGTTAATTGGATTAGTAGATTTGTTTGATTTTGATTTTAAAAATAGTAGAGCGGGTGTTGGAATTGTGATTCAAGAAGCATCAAGAGGCAATGGATTAGGTTCAGAGGTTTTACAGCAGTTAATTACCTATTCATTTTCACATTTACAATTGCATCAACTTTATGCAAATATTAGCATTAATAACGAAGCTAGTATTAAGCTTTTTACTAAATTTGGCTTCCAAAAAATAGGAATAAAAAAACAATGGAATAAAATTAATGGTCAATTTGTTGACGAAGTATTATTCCAATTAATAAACAACCCATAA
- the recQ gene encoding DNA helicase RecQ, which produces MREHEIDLYKELKKYFGFNQFKGLQEQVVTSIISGHNTFVIMPTGGGKSLCYQLPALVLEGTAIVVSPLIALMKNQVDAIRSLGSEMGVAHVLNSSLTKTEINQVKADIVSGKTKLLYVAPESLTKEEYIQFLNEVKLSFVAIDEAHCISEWGHDFRPEYRNLRNIIRQLGDVPIIGLTATATPKVQEDILKNLDMPDANVFKASFNRPNLYYEVRPKTKNVEADIIRFIKQHKGKSGVIYCLSRKKVEEIAQVLQVNGISAVPYHAGLDAKTRAKHQDMFLMEDVEVVVATIAFGMGIDKPDVRFVIHHDIPKSLESYYQETGRAGRDGGEGHCLAYYSYKDIEKLEKFMAGKPVAEQEIGYALLQEVVAYAETSMSRRKYLLHYFGEEFDEVNGEGADMDDNVRNPKKKVEAKNEVVTLLEVIRATKQLYKPKEVILALVGKVNAIIKAQKIDTLSCFGAGTSHDEKYWMALIRQVLVAGFITKDIESYGVLKLSSTGENFIKKPYSFMMTEDHEFNEEEDDTIVSASKSSGTADEALMAMLKDLRKKEAKKHGVPPFVVFQDPSLEDMSLKYPITIDELSNVHGVGEGKAKKYGKAFVDLIARYVEDNDIIRPDDLVVKSTGANSGLKLYIIQNVDRKLALDDIAAAKGLSMDDLLKEMEQIVYSGTKLNITYWLDDILDEDQQEEIHDYFMESETDRIEDALKEFDGDYDTEELRLMRIKFISEVAN; this is translated from the coding sequence ATGAGAGAACACGAGATTGATTTGTACAAAGAATTAAAAAAATACTTCGGATTTAACCAGTTCAAAGGGTTACAAGAACAAGTTGTTACAAGTATCATATCAGGTCATAATACTTTTGTTATTATGCCAACAGGAGGGGGTAAATCATTGTGTTACCAGTTGCCTGCATTAGTATTGGAAGGAACGGCAATTGTGGTTTCTCCTTTAATTGCCTTGATGAAAAATCAAGTTGATGCCATTCGAAGTTTAGGTTCGGAAATGGGTGTAGCCCACGTTTTAAATTCTTCTTTAACTAAAACTGAGATTAATCAGGTTAAGGCCGACATAGTTTCGGGTAAAACGAAATTGTTGTATGTTGCTCCAGAATCTTTAACCAAAGAAGAATATATTCAGTTTTTAAATGAAGTAAAACTTTCTTTTGTGGCTATTGATGAAGCACACTGTATTTCGGAATGGGGTCATGATTTCAGACCTGAATATAGAAACTTAAGAAATATAATTCGACAATTAGGCGATGTGCCAATTATAGGTTTAACGGCAACTGCTACTCCAAAGGTGCAAGAAGATATCTTGAAAAATTTAGATATGCCCGATGCAAACGTATTTAAAGCATCGTTTAATAGACCAAATTTATATTACGAAGTACGCCCTAAAACTAAAAATGTTGAAGCAGATATTATTCGTTTTATTAAACAACACAAAGGAAAATCTGGTGTAATATATTGTTTGAGTAGAAAAAAAGTAGAAGAAATTGCCCAAGTACTTCAGGTAAATGGTATTTCGGCGGTTCCTTATCATGCAGGATTAGATGCCAAGACTCGAGCGAAACATCAGGATATGTTTTTAATGGAAGATGTTGAAGTGGTTGTGGCGACTATTGCTTTTGGAATGGGTATCGATAAGCCTGATGTACGCTTTGTAATTCACCACGATATTCCTAAATCATTAGAAAGTTATTATCAAGAAACTGGTCGCGCTGGTCGAGATGGAGGAGAAGGGCATTGTTTAGCGTATTACTCTTATAAAGATATTGAAAAATTAGAAAAGTTCATGGCAGGAAAGCCTGTTGCCGAACAAGAAATTGGTTATGCTTTATTACAAGAAGTAGTGGCGTATGCCGAAACTTCAATGTCTCGTAGAAAATATTTATTGCATTATTTTGGAGAAGAATTCGATGAAGTAAATGGGGAAGGGGCCGACATGGATGATAATGTTAGAAATCCAAAAAAGAAAGTAGAAGCCAAAAACGAAGTGGTTACTTTATTAGAAGTAATTCGTGCTACCAAGCAACTCTACAAACCGAAAGAAGTTATTTTGGCTTTAGTAGGTAAAGTGAATGCTATAATAAAAGCACAAAAAATTGATACTTTGTCTTGTTTTGGAGCAGGAACTTCTCACGACGAAAAATATTGGATGGCATTAATACGACAAGTTTTAGTTGCTGGTTTTATTACAAAAGATATTGAAAGTTATGGTGTGTTGAAATTGTCATCTACAGGTGAAAATTTCATTAAAAAACCATACTCTTTTATGATGACAGAAGATCATGAATTCAACGAAGAAGAGGATGATACTATTGTTTCCGCTTCTAAATCTTCAGGAACAGCAGATGAAGCTTTAATGGCAATGTTAAAAGATTTGCGCAAAAAAGAAGCAAAAAAACATGGGGTGCCTCCTTTTGTAGTTTTTCAAGATCCTTCTCTCGAAGATATGTCGTTAAAATATCCAATCACCATTGACGAATTAAGTAATGTGCATGGTGTTGGCGAAGGTAAAGCTAAAAAATATGGTAAAGCATTCGTGGATTTAATTGCGCGTTATGTTGAAGATAATGACATTATCCGTCCGGATGATTTGGTTGTAAAGTCTACAGGAGCTAATTCTGGTTTAAAATTATACATCATTCAAAACGTTGATAGAAAATTGGCTTTAGATGATATTGCAGCTGCAAAAGGATTAAGTATGGATGATTTGTTGAAAGAGATGGAGCAAATTGTTTATTCAGGAACTAAACTTAATATTACCTATTGGTTGGATGATATTTTAGATGAAGACCAACAGGAAGAAATTCACGATTATTTCATGGAATCTGAAACAGACCGAATTGAAGATGCACTGAAAGAATTTGATGGTGATTACGATACTGAAGAACTTCGTTTAATGCGAATTAAATTTATTAGTGAAGTAGCGAATTAA
- a CDS encoding GLPGLI family protein, with protein sequence MKYILFNFFFLISLFTIGQNTAFEITYQRSSNGKIIDNQDLIKVIATSTYALLSTEKIQNNSATVPFEKTIVNTTDLSFTQVASLKNNQVVSYEDKEAIQKQQLELLPDTKKILGYSCKKAKTIINSNTIEIWYTNQIPVKASPSLLGINLGLVLEITRNGNSTTQAISIKKVKLKTDITNTTKNNVDVLTYKDLLWKSRFTTIPIFKDEIINFSSDVKSTDSILKLVNGTVALRKIKVPSETKNQLVFLDLIEQSNGDAYDRTGSVFIIPVQSSKQTFLSGLEKGKEVLPIYENGNGKKYQGVVATTSYEPLTELMRFFTPFGIKQYNHIQLKDKNWEEQVFYRQEITDVLQQYANQEVWIGVFIGNYDKGGHKISMNITLHPEDVPSKLQKMIPLFNTTNVMEMGGQEYGTMFDVAKGLEVQVKLEQPLKNVKLRYITTGHGGWENGDEFVPKKNTLFMNGKEVFQFTPWRQDCGSYRQFNPASGNFPNGLSSSDYSRANWCPGMVTTPTYIDLGDLPAGDYTFQVKIPQGQSEGGSFSAWNVSGILLGE encoded by the coding sequence ATGAAGTATATCCTATTTAATTTTTTTTTCCTTATATCACTTTTTACAATAGGTCAAAATACAGCTTTTGAAATCACTTACCAAAGAAGTTCAAATGGTAAAATCATAGATAATCAAGATTTAATAAAAGTCATTGCTACTTCAACTTATGCTTTGCTTTCTACAGAAAAAATCCAAAATAACAGCGCAACTGTTCCATTTGAAAAAACCATTGTCAATACAACTGATTTAAGTTTCACTCAAGTGGCATCATTAAAAAATAACCAAGTAGTTAGTTATGAAGACAAAGAAGCGATTCAAAAACAACAACTTGAATTGTTGCCTGATACTAAAAAAATTCTTGGGTACAGCTGTAAAAAAGCAAAAACAATTATAAATTCTAACACAATTGAAATTTGGTACACGAATCAAATTCCGGTAAAAGCGAGTCCGTCGCTATTAGGAATTAATTTAGGGTTGGTATTAGAAATAACCAGGAATGGAAACAGTACAACTCAAGCCATTTCAATAAAAAAAGTGAAACTCAAAACGGATATAACGAATACAACCAAAAATAATGTAGATGTATTAACATATAAAGATTTACTTTGGAAAAGTCGTTTTACAACCATCCCAATTTTTAAAGATGAAATTATTAATTTTTCATCTGATGTTAAATCAACAGATTCTATATTAAAATTAGTGAATGGAACTGTTGCCTTACGAAAAATAAAAGTTCCAAGTGAAACCAAAAACCAATTGGTGTTTTTAGATTTAATTGAACAATCTAATGGTGATGCTTATGATCGTACTGGCTCTGTTTTTATCATTCCTGTTCAATCGTCTAAGCAAACTTTTTTAAGTGGGTTGGAAAAAGGGAAAGAAGTGTTACCTATTTATGAAAACGGCAATGGTAAAAAATACCAAGGGGTAGTGGCCACAACTTCTTATGAACCTTTAACCGAATTGATGCGCTTTTTTACTCCATTTGGAATTAAACAATATAATCATATTCAACTAAAAGATAAAAATTGGGAAGAACAAGTGTTTTATCGTCAGGAGATTACCGATGTTTTACAACAGTATGCCAATCAAGAAGTTTGGATTGGGGTATTTATTGGTAATTATGATAAAGGAGGGCATAAAATTTCTATGAATATTACGTTGCATCCTGAAGATGTACCATCGAAACTCCAAAAAATGATTCCGTTATTTAATACAACTAATGTAATGGAAATGGGCGGACAAGAATATGGAACTATGTTTGATGTTGCTAAAGGATTGGAAGTGCAGGTTAAATTAGAACAACCATTGAAAAATGTTAAACTAAGATACATCACAACAGGTCACGGCGGTTGGGAAAATGGAGATGAATTTGTGCCTAAAAAAAATACCCTTTTTATGAATGGTAAAGAAGTTTTTCAATTTACGCCTTGGCGACAAGATTGTGGATCCTATCGTCAATTCAATCCAGCTTCAGGGAATTTTCCAAACGGCTTGTCTTCTTCCGATTATAGTAGAGCCAATTGGTGTCCAGGAATGGTTACTACCCCAACTTATATTGATTTAGGTGATTTGCCTGCTGGAGATTATACGTTTCAGGTGAAAATTCCACAAGGTCAATCCGAAGGCGGAAGTTTCAGTGCTTGGAATGTTTCAGGAATATTACTAGGCGAATAG
- a CDS encoding fasciclin domain-containing protein produces the protein MKRNIKLKILGLVLSTVLMSCDGDDDSTPIVNQQSVASIASSNPNFSILVSALNRAGLTATLSGSGNFTVFAPTNEAFNTFLAANGFSSVDAVPVPVLKEILLNHVINDELFSNELSTGYVKTLGKGSASATNTLSMYVNTTSGVKLNGVSTVTAADIDASNGVIHQVNAVIGLPTIVTHATANANFTSLVAALTRNDMPDFVGILSGTASSPFTVFAPTNTAFSNLLTEFGWATLNDVPTNVLENTLKYHVVAGANVLSSNLTNNMSVTTFQGQNFTIGLTNGPKITDANNRVSNIVATDVQCANGVIHVLDKVIVPVLN, from the coding sequence ATGAAAAGAAACATTAAATTAAAAATTTTAGGGCTAGTTCTTTCAACAGTCTTAATGAGTTGTGACGGAGATGATGATTCAACTCCAATTGTAAACCAGCAATCTGTGGCAAGTATTGCTTCGTCTAATCCAAATTTTTCAATTCTTGTATCTGCATTAAACAGAGCTGGATTAACAGCAACTCTTAGCGGATCAGGTAATTTTACCGTTTTTGCTCCAACAAATGAAGCATTTAATACCTTCTTGGCAGCCAACGGATTTAGTTCAGTTGATGCAGTTCCTGTACCTGTATTAAAAGAAATTTTATTAAATCATGTTATTAATGATGAGTTGTTTTCAAATGAGTTATCTACTGGTTATGTAAAGACACTAGGTAAAGGAAGTGCTTCAGCAACAAATACACTAAGTATGTATGTAAATACTACAAGTGGTGTTAAATTAAATGGTGTTTCAACGGTTACAGCAGCTGACATTGATGCTTCAAATGGTGTTATTCATCAGGTGAATGCAGTTATTGGATTACCAACGATAGTAACACATGCAACAGCAAATGCTAACTTTACATCTTTAGTAGCAGCTCTAACTAGAAATGATATGCCTGATTTTGTAGGTATATTGTCTGGTACGGCTTCTTCTCCTTTCACTGTTTTTGCCCCAACAAATACAGCCTTTTCAAATTTATTAACTGAGTTTGGATGGGCAACTTTAAACGATGTTCCTACTAATGTTTTAGAAAACACATTGAAATATCATGTTGTTGCAGGAGCTAATGTTTTATCGTCCAACTTAACCAATAATATGTCAGTAACCACATTTCAAGGACAAAACTTTACAATTGGTTTAACAAACGGTCCTAAAATTACTGATGCTAATAATCGTGTGAGTAATATTGTAGCTACAGATGTACAATGTGCCAATGGCGTTATACATGTACTAGATAAAGTTATAGTTCCAGTTTTAAATTAG
- a CDS encoding NAD(P)/FAD-dependent oxidoreductase — protein MPRELLVQVSPEVAHHDEQLYPHIAKLIQVPVQDIQKIVVIKRSIDARQRTIKFNLKLHVFLTGEPLVVNKVELPNYPNVENAQEVIVVGAGPAGLFAALQLIELGLKPIVLERGKDVRGRRRDLKAINRDGIVNEDSNYCFGEGGAGTYSDGKLYTRSKKRGDVDRILQLLVAFGATPDIMVEAHPHIGTNKLPQIIQDIREKIIEHGGKVLFETRVTDILIKNNEVQGVQIQDGSTIHASKLILATGHSARDIFELLHRKEVLIEAKPFALGVRAEHPQQLIDSIQYSCDFRGAYLPPAPYSIVKQIGGRGMYSFCMCPGGVIAPCATANGEVVTNGWSPSKRDQATANSGIVVELRLEDFKPFAQFGPLAGMEFQKDIEQRAWRLAGSTQQVPAQRMVDFSQSKISSSIPKTSYVPGTQSVEFGEVFPGFLTQTMREGFVQFGKSMKGYFTNEAILHAPESRTSSPVRIPRDNYTLEHLQIKGLYPCGEGAGYAGGIISAAIDGEKCALKIKEAIG, from the coding sequence ATGCCACGTGAATTATTGGTTCAAGTTTCTCCAGAAGTTGCTCATCATGATGAGCAATTGTATCCTCATATTGCTAAGTTAATTCAGGTTCCAGTTCAAGACATTCAAAAGATCGTGGTTATCAAACGTTCTATTGATGCGCGTCAACGAACTATAAAATTTAATTTAAAACTGCATGTTTTCCTAACGGGAGAGCCGTTAGTAGTTAACAAAGTTGAATTGCCTAATTATCCTAATGTAGAAAATGCTCAAGAAGTGATTGTAGTAGGGGCAGGTCCGGCCGGACTTTTCGCAGCCTTGCAGTTAATTGAATTGGGATTAAAACCAATTGTTCTTGAAAGAGGGAAAGATGTTCGTGGAAGAAGACGTGATTTAAAAGCAATTAACAGAGATGGAATTGTTAATGAAGATTCAAATTATTGCTTTGGAGAAGGTGGGGCAGGAACGTACTCTGATGGTAAATTATATACGCGCTCAAAAAAGAGAGGCGATGTAGATCGAATTCTGCAATTGTTAGTAGCATTTGGTGCCACTCCAGATATTATGGTGGAAGCTCATCCGCATATTGGTACTAATAAATTGCCGCAAATTATTCAAGATATAAGAGAAAAAATTATAGAGCACGGTGGAAAAGTACTGTTTGAAACTCGAGTTACAGATATTTTGATAAAGAATAATGAAGTTCAAGGAGTTCAAATTCAAGACGGTTCTACCATTCATGCTTCAAAATTGATATTAGCTACAGGACATTCTGCTCGTGATATTTTTGAATTATTGCATCGAAAAGAAGTACTGATTGAAGCTAAACCTTTTGCTTTAGGAGTTCGAGCGGAACATCCTCAACAATTAATTGATTCTATCCAATATTCTTGCGATTTTAGAGGAGCGTATTTACCACCTGCACCGTATAGTATAGTAAAACAAATTGGAGGAAGAGGAATGTACTCTTTTTGTATGTGTCCAGGTGGAGTTATTGCACCTTGTGCTACAGCGAATGGGGAAGTAGTAACGAATGGTTGGTCGCCTTCAAAACGAGATCAAGCTACGGCAAATTCTGGAATTGTTGTTGAATTAAGATTGGAAGATTTTAAGCCGTTTGCTCAGTTTGGACCTTTGGCAGGAATGGAATTTCAAAAAGATATTGAACAACGGGCATGGCGCTTAGCAGGAAGTACACAACAAGTTCCAGCACAGCGTATGGTTGATTTTTCGCAATCAAAAATTTCATCTAGTATTCCCAAGACTTCTTATGTTCCGGGTACACAAAGTGTGGAATTTGGTGAAGTGTTTCCAGGGTTTTTAACACAAACTATGCGCGAAGGTTTTGTACAGTTTGGAAAATCAATGAAAGGTTATTTTACTAATGAAGCAATATTGCATGCTCCAGAAAGTAGAACGTCTTCTCCTGTTCGAATTCCAAGAGATAATTATACTTTAGAACACCTACAAATAAAAGGACTTTATCCCTGTGGTGAAGGAGCGGGTTATGCCGGCGGAATCATTTCTGCAGCTATAGATGGAGAAAAATGCGCGTTAAAAATTAAAGAAGCAATTGGATGA
- the tatC gene encoding twin-arginine translocase subunit TatC, translated as MAKQKKNVNEMSFLDHLEEFRWLLVRCSAGILIGACIAGYFNEFIFKEILFGPMNGKFVTYEFFCELAQKYDLDRSFCNTTLNFSVQNTEIEGQLSLLVWTCITAGLIISFPYILLQFWNFISPALYKNEKKNAIKFIVVSSLLFFIGVAFGYFVLTPLSLNFLSNFSVSEYIKNDINVNSYIGTVKTTSLATGLVFELPIIIYFLSTIGLVTPKFLREYRKWALVIILILAAIVTPPDVISQVIVTIPLVILYEISIFISAAVQKKDKNKTT; from the coding sequence ATGGCAAAACAAAAAAAAAATGTAAATGAAATGTCTTTCTTAGACCATTTAGAAGAATTTAGATGGTTATTAGTAAGATGCTCTGCTGGGATATTAATTGGTGCTTGTATCGCAGGTTACTTTAATGAATTCATTTTTAAGGAAATATTATTTGGTCCAATGAATGGAAAATTTGTTACCTATGAATTTTTCTGTGAATTGGCTCAAAAATATGATTTAGACCGAAGTTTTTGCAATACTACATTAAACTTTTCTGTTCAAAACACCGAAATTGAGGGACAGCTTTCATTATTAGTTTGGACTTGTATTACAGCCGGATTAATCATCAGCTTTCCCTATATTTTATTGCAATTTTGGAATTTTATAAGTCCTGCCTTATATAAAAATGAAAAGAAAAATGCCATTAAATTCATAGTTGTATCTTCCTTACTATTTTTTATTGGTGTTGCATTTGGATATTTTGTTTTAACGCCACTATCCTTAAACTTTTTATCTAACTTTTCAGTTTCAGAATATATTAAAAACGACATTAATGTTAACTCCTATATTGGGACTGTAAAAACAACTTCTTTAGCTACAGGACTAGTATTTGAATTACCAATTATTATTTATTTCTTATCCACTATTGGACTTGTAACACCCAAATTCCTGAGAGAATACAGAAAATGGGCATTAGTAATTATTTTAATCTTGGCTGCAATTGTTACGCCACCAGATGTAATTAGTCAAGTAATTGTTACTATTCCTTTAGTAATTTTATATGAAATAAGTATTTTCATTAGTGCAGCAGTTCAAAAAAAAGATAAAAACAAAACAACATGA
- the mltG gene encoding endolytic transglycosylase MltG, producing the protein MKKVVTKIVVVVLLVGILFGGYVVNKAFTSNTKFQEEEVFVYVPTGSNYEAVKKIIAPYVANQDKIDWVASKRGYMENVKSGKFLLKKGMSSFSIVRSLRLPVPVKLAFNNQESVDKLFERIASQVEPSVDKLKAVFENEQFLKENNLTKETLLTYFIPNTYEFYWDVTAEELAEKFAKEYKRFWTETRLGKAKEQNLTPAEVYTLASIVHKETAHADERPKVAGVYLNRLKDNMPLQADPTVIYAVKRESGDWNQQIKVVTFNDLKVNSPYNTYRIKGLPPGPIFMPDVSAIDAVLNPEKHNYLYFCASVEKFGYHEFAETYEEHMVIAKKYSEWVSKQGYKR; encoded by the coding sequence ATGAAAAAAGTAGTTACAAAAATTGTAGTTGTAGTTTTATTAGTAGGGATTTTATTTGGCGGATACGTTGTCAATAAAGCTTTTACAAGTAATACAAAATTCCAAGAAGAGGAAGTATTTGTTTATGTGCCAACCGGTTCTAATTATGAAGCAGTAAAGAAAATTATTGCGCCTTATGTTGCTAATCAAGACAAAATCGATTGGGTTGCTAGTAAAAGAGGGTACATGGAAAATGTAAAATCAGGTAAATTTCTTTTGAAAAAGGGAATGAGTAGTTTTTCAATTGTACGTTCGTTACGTTTGCCGGTTCCAGTTAAATTAGCGTTTAACAATCAAGAAAGTGTAGATAAATTGTTTGAACGCATTGCTTCTCAAGTAGAACCAAGTGTAGATAAATTAAAAGCAGTTTTTGAAAATGAGCAATTTTTAAAGGAAAATAATTTAACAAAAGAAACATTATTGACTTACTTTATTCCAAATACCTATGAATTTTATTGGGATGTTACTGCAGAGGAATTAGCTGAAAAGTTTGCTAAGGAATATAAAAGATTTTGGACGGAAACAAGATTAGGAAAAGCAAAAGAACAAAATTTAACACCAGCGGAGGTTTATACATTAGCTTCCATTGTGCATAAAGAAACTGCACACGCGGATGAGCGTCCTAAAGTAGCAGGAGTTTATTTAAATAGATTAAAGGATAACATGCCTTTACAAGCCGATCCAACGGTAATTTATGCAGTTAAAAGAGAGTCTGGGGATTGGAACCAACAAATTAAAGTGGTTACGTTTAATGATTTAAAAGTAAATTCACCCTACAATACATATAGAATTAAAGGCTTACCTCCAGGACCTATTTTTATGCCAGATGTAAGTGCAATCGATGCGGTTTTAAATCCCGAAAAGCATAATTATTTGTATTTCTGTGCAAGTGTTGAAAAATTTGGATATCATGAATTTGCTGAAACGTATGAAGAACATATGGTTATTGCCAAAAAATATTCAGAATGGGTTTCAAAGCAAGGCTATAAAAGATAA